Proteins from one Ricinus communis isolate WT05 ecotype wild-type chromosome 9, ASM1957865v1, whole genome shotgun sequence genomic window:
- the LOC8262001 gene encoding G-type lectin S-receptor-like serine/threonine-protein kinase At4g27290, translated as MLLFSFFFFMLRVSAAQLETLYPGQSMKDGETLISADGNFELGFFSQGDSRSRYLGIWYKRIPVKTVVWVGNREVPSFDNLGVLQVNQQGVIILQNSTKGIIWSSNSSRTAKNPVLQLLDSGNLIVKDGNGNNPDNIVWQSFDFPYNTLLPSMKLGWNLDKGLNRYLTSWKSIDDPAQGNFSCLIDLRGFPQLFMKKGDAVQVRSGPWNGLQFTGSPQLNPNTVFNFSFVSNKHEIYYSYELKNTSVVSRLIVSEKGALERHNWIDRTQSWTLFFSVPTDQCDTYLLCGAYASCNINSYPVCSCLEGFVPKSPTDWSASDWSDGCVRRTELSCHTGDGFRKLKGMKLPDTSSSWVDMSMDLKECEGMCLRNCSCLAYANSDIRGSGCLLWFDHLIDMRKFTEGGQDLYIRIAASELAKGKSHGKRVAIIVSCLIIGMGMTALGSLLYTRKRKRNILGQGLAKETYIENYGDNGAKEDTELIAFDLITIRNATSNFSNYNKLGEGGFGPVYKGTLLDGQEIAVKRLSETSGQGGKEFKNEVILIARLQHRNLVKLLGCCIHGDEKMLIYEYMPNKSLDSFIFDKKRSTLLDWHMCFRIIGGIARGLLYLHQDSRLRIIHRDLKASNILLDCDMNPKISDFGLARTFGKDQNAANTKRVVGTYGYMSPEYAVDGLFSVKSDVFSFGVLVLEIVSGKRNRGFSHLDHSLNLLGHAWRLWMEERALELFDKFSQDEYSVSQVLRCIQVGLLCVQRLPHDRPDMSAVVVMLGSESSLPQPKQPGFYTERDPFEADSSTSKERVWSRNEISSTLIEPR; from the exons atgcttcttttctcttttttcttcttcatgtTAAGAGTCTCTGCTGCACAACTAGAAACTTTATACCCAGGTCAATCCATGAAAGATGGTGAGACTTTGATATCAGCTGATGGAAATTTTGAACTTGGGTTCTTTAGCCAAGGTGATTCAAGAAGCAGATACTTGGGAATCTGGTATAAAAGAATACCAGTTAAGACAGTTGTTTGGGTAGGCAACAGAGAAGTTCCATCTTTTGACAACTTAGGAGTTCTACAAGTCAATCAACAAGGAGTTATCATCCTTCAGAATAGCACAAAGGGTATAATTTGGTCATCCAATTCATCAAGAACAGCAAAGAATCCTGTTTTGCAGCTCTTAGATTCAGGAAATCTTATTGTTAAAGATGGTAATGGCAACAACCCAGATAACATAGTATGGCAAAGTTTTGATTTTCCATATAACACTTTGTTACCAAGCATGAAACTTGGATGGAATCTTGATAAGGGTTTGAATAGGTATCTAACATCTTGGAAGAGCATAGATGATCCAGCTCAGGGTAATTTTTCGTGCTTGATTGATCTTCGTGGATTTCCTCAACTTTTTATGAAGAAAGGAGATGCAGTACAGGTTAGAAGTGGACCATGGAATGGCCTCCAGTTTACAGGGAGTCCTCAGCTGAACCCAAACactgtatttaatttttcatttgtaTCTAATAAgcatgaaatttattattcatatgaaCTCAAAAATACTTCAGTTGTCTCGAGGTTAATAGTGAGTGAAAAGGGTGCTCTAGAGAGGCATAATTGGATTGACAGAACACAGAGTTGGACTTTATTCTTTAGTGTGCCAACAGATCAATGTGACACTTATCTGTTGTGTGGCGCATATGCCAGTTGCAACATCAATAGCTATCCTGTCTGTTCATGCTTGGAAGGATTTGTACCCAAATCCCCAACAGATTGGAGTGCATCAGATTGGTCAGATGGATGTGTCCGAAGAACTGAACTGAGCTGCCATACTGGAGATGGATTCCGGAAGCTTAAAGGGATGAAATTACCTGATACATCATCTTCCTGGGTTGATATGAGCATGGATTTGAAGGAGTGTGAGGGAATGTGCCTACGAAATTGCTCGTGCCTGGCATATGCAAATTCTGATATTAGAGGATCAGGTTGTTTGCTTTGGTTTGATCATCTGATTGACATGAGGAAATTCACCGAAGGTGGGCAAGACTTGTATATACGAATTGCTGCTTCAGAACTAG CAAAAGGGAAATCCCATGGGAAAAGAGTTGCAATTATAGTCAGCTGTCTTATTATAGGCATGGGTATGACAGCACTAGGATCACTCTTGTACACACGAAAACGAAAGCGAAATATTTTGGGGCAAG GACTGGCAAAAGAGACTTATATAGAAAATTATGGTGATAATGGTGCAAAGGAAGACACTGAATTAATTGCCTTCGACTTAATCACTATAAGAAATGCCACCAGTAACTTTTCAAATTACAATAAACTAGGAGAAGGTGGTTTTGGACCTGTGTACAAG GGTACATTGTTAGATGGACAAGAAATTGCAGTGAAAAGGCTTTCAGAAACATCTGGACAAGGAGGAAAGGAGTTCAAAAATGAAGTTATTTTGATTGCAAGGCTTCAGCACAGGAATCTTGTGAAGCTTCTTGGTTGCTGCATTCATGGAGATGAAAAAATGTTGATCTATGAATACATGCCCAACAAAAGCTTGGACTCCTTTATTTTTG ataaaaaGAGAAGCACGTTACTAGATTGGCATATGTGCTTCCGAATCATTGGTGGAATTGCACGCGGGCTACTTTATCTTCATCAAGACTCTAGATTGAGAATTATCCATAGAGATCTAAAAGCTAGCAACATTTTACTGGATTGTGATATGAACCCGAAAATTTCAGACTTTGGCTTGGCTAGAACATTTGGTAAAGATCAAAATGCTGCAAATACAAAACGAGTAGTTGGAACATA TGGTTACATGTCGCCGGAGTACGCAGTTGATGGTCTCTTTTCAGTAAAATCTGATGTATTCAGCTTTGGTGTATTAGTACTAGAAATTGTTAGTGGAAAGAGAAATCGAGGATTTAGCCATTTAGATCACAGTCTCAACCTTCTTGGACAT GCTTGGAGGCTATGGATGGAAGAGAGGGCTTTAGAACTATTTGACAAGTTCTCACAGGACGAGTATTCTGTATCTCAAGTGCTGCGGTGCATACAAGTGGGTCTCTTATGCGTGCAACGATTGCCGCATGACAGGCCAGACATGTCAGCTGTGGTTGTAATGTTGGGGAGTGAGAGTTCACTGCCTCAGCCAAAGCAGCCTGGATTTTATACAGAAAGAGATCCATTTGAAGCAGATTCTTCTACAAGCAAGGAAAGGGTCTGGTCAAGGAATGAAATTTCTAGCACATTGATAGAGCCAAGATAG